GGCGTTCGCACCGTTCAGCACCTGCACGCCCGAATACAGTTCGGGCGCGACGAGCTGGCGCGGAGTAATACCGTACAGGCCGTTCATGCCGACATCGTCACCGAACAATTCGAACCCGCGGATTACGAATTGTTCCGCTGCATTACCGAATGCGTAGGTGGTGCGAACGGTCGGGTCGTTCTCCAGCACCTCGCCCAGCGTCAGCGGCTGCTGGTTGGCAATCAGGCTTTCATCGAAGGTCCGCACGACGAACGGCACGTCGAGCGCGTCCTTGTTGCCCAGCGCGCCGAGATCGCCTGCCGCCGCTACTTCGGTCGCGTTGCGGCCCTGCGCGGTGACGACGATCTCCTCAGCCTGCTGGGCAGCCGCGGGGGAAGCCAGAGCCGCAGCGATGACGAAGGCAGGCAGGCGAACGGTGTGGGGCATTTCAGATCTTTCTTTCTTGGGGGGATGTCGGGATCGGAGGTCACGTGCCGCGATGGCGCAGGCTCGCCGCGAGGATGACGAGCGGCATCGCGCCGAGCAGCAGCCAGGCGGCAAGGTCGCGCCAGCCGTCACCGGTGAGGCCCAGGACGAGGCCCGCAAGGCAGGCGATACCGAGTGCCAGCGGCCACGCGAAAATGGCTGTCATGGATCGGGGGGCGGTACGTCGCACACTCACGATGCAAACCCGCGCCGGTCGGCAAGCTGCGAACCGCGCCGGATTTCTTCCACCCGCCGGTCGACCGCGCCGGGCCGGCGCGCGAACCACAGCCAGATACCTGTCCACAGCACCCAGATCGTCGCCAATGTCAGCGCCGCCCACAGCAATTTCAGCGGCACGCCGCCGTAATCGCCGAAATGGAGCGGCTTGGACAGCATCAATGCTTGGTTGAGTGCAGGCATGGTCCGCGCATCTGCCAGCGCGCCCGTTTCCGCGTCGACAAAGGCCGGAGTCAGCAGGTGCGAAGTCAGCGGACGGTCGCCCTGCAAGAAGATCGCATAGTGTCGTCCGCTCGACCATGCTCCGCCCGGGAAACCGATGAATTGTGGACTGCGTCCCGGTAGCGCCGCCTGCGCGCTGGCCATCGCGGTATCGAGCGAGCCGTAACGTTCAGGTGGTAGCGCGTCCTTGCTGCCGAATTCGTGCGCCATCGCGGCAACCTCGCCGTCGCGCCAGCTTTCCACCAGCGGATCTGCAAACGCATTGATCGCCCCGGTGAGGCCGATGACGAGTGCCCATGCGAGGATGACGATGCCGACGAGATTGTGCTGGTCGAGCCGCGCGGTCCGCTTCGCCCGCCCCGCCCTGAGCGTGCCGAACGGCAACCGCCGCATGAAGGGTGCGTAGAGCACGACGCCCGATAGCAGCGCGACGACAAAGGCCACGCCCATCGCGCCAAGGAACCACATGCCCCACTGGCCGAGCAGCATGTCGGTGTGGAGTTGCAGGACGAAATCCATCACGCCGCCCGATGGGGCCGGGCCGAGCGATTCGCCGGTCGCGCGATCGAGGAACAGCAGGGTCATTTCCGAACCGGGCGCGTCGGGTGCGGGGCCCGTCGTCACAGTCAGCAGCGGGCTGTCCTGGCTGAACGCCATGAAGAGCGGCACCTCGCCCGGCCTTTCGGCGAGTGCGCGCGCCAGCATGGTGTCGAGCGGCAGGCCCGCGCCGGCCGTTTTGCCGCCCTCGCCCGCATTCGCCATCGCGGCTGAAGGCGGTCCTTCCAGGATGACCTCGTAGTCTTCGCCCAGAGCCGTATCGATCTCGTCGTGGAAAATGAGCGGCAGGCCAGTCAGGCAAAGCATCAGCAGGAAAGCCGTCGGGACGAGGCTGCTCCATTTGTGGACCAGATACCAGAACCGGATGTTGCGGCGCGTCATGGCGCGCTAGTGATGGATCCCTCGAAAAGTGTCAATGATAATCATTCGCAATAGCATTTGATTTCAGCTTGGGTCCCGCAGGATTGATTGGCGCAGCACATTGCAGGGCGCGGGAGGCCGCGCATTCGAGCGCGGAAGCCGAGGCCGAGCGTTCCCGCAGGATTACGATTTTCCTACACGCCTCCCGCTTGCTACCGCTACCTGCGGCACCGGGCCGTAATGGCATCGTCGAAGTGTAGGAGTTGCGCGTTTTCGCGTTTGCCCCCGGCAAGGTGTCAACTTCGTTTTCGGGCGCAAGCTGTTGACGTGCCACGGGAAAAGGAGATTTCGCGCCGCGGGGCGGTGTTTACTTTGTCAACTTCGTAGCGGAGAGGGGGGGTGCTCAGCCCTCTGCTCAGCCTTCCTCGGGGGCGTCGAGGCCGTAGGCGGTGTGGAGGACGCGGACGGCGAGTTCGGTCTCGTCCTCGTCGATCATCACGCTGACCTTGATTTCCGACGTGCTGATCGCCTGGATGTTGATGCCGCGGTCGGACAGGCTGCGGAACATCGTGCTGGCGACGCCTGCATGGCTCTTCATCCCCACGCCCACCACGCTGATCTTGGCGATGTGGCTGTCGGTGATGATGCGGTTGAAGCCGATGCCGCTGCGCCGGTCCTCCAGCAGGGCCTGCGCGCGCGGCAGGTCGGTCTGGGGCACGGTGAAGGTGACGTCGGTCTCGCCCTTGTCGCGGCCCACGTTCTGGATGATCATGTCGACATTGATCGACGCGGCGGCCAGCGGTTCGAAAATCTCGGCCACGGCGCCCGGTTTGTCCGGCACGCGGGTCAGGATGATCTTGGCCTCGTTCTTGTCGTGGGCGATGCCGGTGACGTGCTGGCGTTCCATGTCGTTCCTTTCGAGGATCGCGTCCATTTCGGTGTCGGACACGATCAGCGTGCCGGGCAGGTCGTCTGCGGGAGGGGAATCGTCGTCTGTAAAGCTGGAAAGGACCTGCACGCGGACCTGTTCCTTCATGGCCAGGCCCACGCTGCGGGTCTGCAGGACCTTGGCCCCGACGCTGGCAAGTTCCAGCATCTCCTCGTAGGTCACGGCCTTCAGCTTGCGCGCGCGGGCCACGATACGGGGATCGGTGGTGTAAACGCCGTCGACATCGGTGTAGATGTCGCAGCGGTCGGCCTTCACCGCGGCGGCGACGGCCACGGCGCTGGTATCGGACCCGCCGCGGCCCAGCGTGGTGATGCGGCCTTCGGCGCTGATGCCCTGGAAACCGGGGACGACGGCGACGGAGCCTCCGGCAAGGGAGGCGAGGAGCGCATCGGCGTCGATTCCCTCGACCCGCGCCTTGGCATGCGCCTCCACCGTGCGGACGGGGAGCTGCCAGCCAAGCCAGCTGCGGGCCTTGCAGCCCATGGATTGCAGGGTCATCGCCAGAAGGCCGGACGTGACCTGTTCCCCGCTCGCGACGACGACGTCGTATTCGGCGGGATCGTAGAGGGCATGGGCCTCGCGCGCGAAATTGACGAGGCGGTCGGTTTCGCCTGCCATGGCGGAGACAACGACCACGACCTCGTCACGCGTGCCATCGGGCTTGGGCGCGGCCTGGCGGCGCACGATCTGCGCGACGCGGCGAATGCGCTCGGTCCCCGCCATGGAGGTGCCGCCGAATTTCATCACGATGCGCGCCAAGTATCCGTCACTCCCGCTGCTCGCCCCTATCCCGGGCAGACGGGCGCTGTTACGAAGCGGGCATGAGCGATGCAAGACACGAAGCGCGAAGCAATTCTACGCCGCAGGCAAATGCAGCGGCCACCATCCGCCCGGACGAGGCCGCGCATTTCGGTGCGTTGGCAGCGGAATGGTGGGATCCGAAGGGCTCCTCCGCCATGCTGCACAAGCTCAATCCGGTGCGGCTGGGCTTCGTGCGCGAGGCGATCGATACCCACCGGGGCGGCGATGTGCGCAGCCCGCGCCCGCTGGAAGGGAAACGCGCGCTGGATGTCGGCTGCGGGGCAGGCTTGCTATGCGAACCGCTGGCCCGGATGGGCGCGGCAGTGACGGGGCTCGATGCGGCGGAAGAGAATATCGTGGCGGCGCGCGCCCATGCGGCGGGCAGCGGTCTGGAGATAGACTATCGTGCGGGAGAGCTGTCGGATGCGGCGCTCGGCCAGTTCGACCTGGTGACTTCGCTAGAGGTGCTGGAGCACGTCGCCGACAAGGGCGCGTTTCTGTTGGGCCTTGCCCGGAGGCTGAAGCCGGGCGGCCTGATGGTCCTGTCCACGCCCAACCGGACAGCCGCAAGCCGTCTCCTCCTGGTCGGCGCGGCAGAAGGCACCGGCGCCATCCCCGCTGGCACGCATCACTGGGACGATTTCGTCACCCCGGAAGAACTGGAAGCGCTGCTGGCGGATACGGGCCTGCAAGTCACCGAGACACGCGGGATCGCGTGGCGACCGGGCAAGGGGCTGCACCTGTCGGACGATCTCTCGCTGAATTACATCATGAGCGTGCGCGCGGCCTAGCCTCCGCCCATGCAGACCGGATTGCCGGTGGGATCGGGCGAAACCATGCGCCCCGGATCATCCGTGAAGACCCCGTCAATACCACTGCTTGCGAGCGTGGCATAAAGAGATTCGTCGCAGCCCGTCTGCGCCGGGCCGCCCCGCCCCCTGAGCTGTTCGGGGAGGAAGGCGTTTTCCTTCCGCACGGTCCAGGCATGGACCAGCAGCCCCGCCTCCTTCGCGTCGGCAATGACCGGCAACGCCGTACCGGCAGGTCCGAAAAGCAGGTCGACGGGTGCCCCGATACCGTCGGCGTAGGCGGAAATCTCCGCCAGGCCCGCCGGCGAGACCATGTCGGCATAGCTGAGGTCGCGCATGTCGGCGGGGCCGCCCTCGTCCTTCACCAGCTGGACCAGCCTGACATCCAGCATCCGGTCCAGCCGTTCCAGCGTGCCGACTTCGAAACTCTGGACGAACACGGCGTCGTCCGCATCGTCCAGCCCCGCTTCCCGCAATTCGGCCACCAGCAGATCGACCATGTCGATGCCTGCGTCCTGCAACAGGAAAGTGGGGTGCTTCAATTCGGGGTAAAGCCCGATCACACGGCCCGTCTCCGCCTCCTTTGCCCGCACCAATGTCACGATTTCCGCGAATGTGGGGATCTGGTAAAGACCGTCGAAACGGGTGTTGGAGGGACGCAGTGCGGGCAGGCGCTCCTTGGCTCGCAAGGTGCGAAGTTCGGCCAGGGTGAAATCTTCCACGAACCAGCCGGAAACCAGTTCGCCGTCGATGGTCTTGCTCCGCCGCCGGTCGCGGAATTCGTCGCGCGAGGCGACGTCCGTCGTTGCGCCGATCTCGCTCTCGTGCCGGGCGACCAGCACCATGTCCTTCGTCGCGACCAGGTCGGGTTCGAT
This is a stretch of genomic DNA from Erythrobacteraceae bacterium WH01K. It encodes these proteins:
- a CDS encoding glycerophosphodiester phosphodiesterase gives rise to the protein MVLRLSARLLALAAYVLAPMPATAQDDLLVIAHRGASGDRPEHTLAAYELAIDQGADYIEPDLVATKDMVLVARHESEIGATTDVASRDEFRDRRRSKTIDGELVSGWFVEDFTLAELRTLRAKERLPALRPSNTRFDGLYQIPTFAEIVTLVRAKEAETGRVIGLYPELKHPTFLLQDAGIDMVDLLVAELREAGLDDADDAVFVQSFEVGTLERLDRMLDVRLVQLVKDEGGPADMRDLSYADMVSPAGLAEISAYADGIGAPVDLLFGPAGTALPVIADAKEAGLLVHAWTVRKENAFLPEQLRGRGGPAQTGCDESLYATLASSGIDGVFTDDPGRMVSPDPTGNPVCMGGG
- a CDS encoding aspartate kinase, with the translated sequence MARIVMKFGGTSMAGTERIRRVAQIVRRQAAPKPDGTRDEVVVVVSAMAGETDRLVNFAREAHALYDPAEYDVVVASGEQVTSGLLAMTLQSMGCKARSWLGWQLPVRTVEAHAKARVEGIDADALLASLAGGSVAVVPGFQGISAEGRITTLGRGGSDTSAVAVAAAVKADRCDIYTDVDGVYTTDPRIVARARKLKAVTYEEMLELASVGAKVLQTRSVGLAMKEQVRVQVLSSFTDDDSPPADDLPGTLIVSDTEMDAILERNDMERQHVTGIAHDKNEAKIILTRVPDKPGAVAEIFEPLAAASINVDMIIQNVGRDKGETDVTFTVPQTDLPRAQALLEDRRSGIGFNRIITDSHIAKISVVGVGMKSHAGVASTMFRSLSDRGINIQAISTSEIKVSVMIDEDETELAVRVLHTAYGLDAPEEG
- a CDS encoding PepSY-associated TM helix domain-containing protein; this translates as MTRRNIRFWYLVHKWSSLVPTAFLLMLCLTGLPLIFHDEIDTALGEDYEVILEGPPSAAMANAGEGGKTAGAGLPLDTMLARALAERPGEVPLFMAFSQDSPLLTVTTGPAPDAPGSEMTLLFLDRATGESLGPAPSGGVMDFVLQLHTDMLLGQWGMWFLGAMGVAFVVALLSGVVLYAPFMRRLPFGTLRAGRAKRTARLDQHNLVGIVILAWALVIGLTGAINAFADPLVESWRDGEVAAMAHEFGSKDALPPERYGSLDTAMASAQAALPGRSPQFIGFPGGAWSSGRHYAIFLQGDRPLTSHLLTPAFVDAETGALADARTMPALNQALMLSKPLHFGDYGGVPLKLLWAALTLATIWVLWTGIWLWFARRPGAVDRRVEEIRRGSQLADRRGFAS
- the ubiG gene encoding bifunctional 2-polyprenyl-6-hydroxyphenol methylase/3-demethylubiquinol 3-O-methyltransferase UbiG, which gives rise to MSDARHEARSNSTPQANAAATIRPDEAAHFGALAAEWWDPKGSSAMLHKLNPVRLGFVREAIDTHRGGDVRSPRPLEGKRALDVGCGAGLLCEPLARMGAAVTGLDAAEENIVAARAHAAGSGLEIDYRAGELSDAALGQFDLVTSLEVLEHVADKGAFLLGLARRLKPGGLMVLSTPNRTAASRLLLVGAAEGTGAIPAGTHHWDDFVTPEELEALLADTGLQVTETRGIAWRPGKGLHLSDDLSLNYIMSVRAA